A single window of Sphingobacteriales bacterium DNA harbors:
- a CDS encoding DUF3347 domain-containing protein yields the protein MKSRILLIMLSISLSITACNTKIKNAKIATVKIYGNCEMCESTIEKAGNIKNTTIVDWNKDTKLALITFDSTKTNQDEILKRIALAGYDSDQFLAPDDVYAKLKDCCQYERVAKTEIKEETISNVDTTISVVKVDSAKTEVKEDHSAHNQVEPIAPVQEVPQLKAVFDNYFILKDALVKTDGSKASANAKELNTAINAVKMEKLGAEEHTIWMKVMKALATDSKNISATKDVSKQRDYFMALSKNMYTLMKASNLEKPVYYQHCPMYNDGNGANWISKENVVKNPYYGSQMLSCGKVVETIK from the coding sequence ATGAAATCAAGAATTTTATTAATAATGCTGAGTATATCATTATCAATTACAGCATGCAATACAAAAATCAAAAATGCAAAAATAGCAACTGTAAAAATATATGGAAATTGCGAAATGTGCGAAAGTACCATAGAAAAAGCAGGCAATATTAAAAACACAACTATTGTAGATTGGAACAAAGACACAAAATTAGCTTTAATTACTTTTGATAGCACAAAAACCAATCAAGACGAAATTCTAAAAAGAATTGCACTAGCAGGATACGACAGCGACCAATTTCTTGCACCAGATGATGTGTATGCAAAACTAAAAGACTGTTGTCAATATGAAAGAGTAGCAAAAACTGAAATTAAGGAAGAAACTATTTCTAATGTAGACACTACTATAAGCGTTGTAAAAGTTGATAGTGCGAAAACAGAAGTAAAAGAAGACCATTCAGCTCACAACCAAGTAGAACCAATTGCGCCAGTTCAAGAAGTACCACAATTAAAAGCCGTTTTTGATAACTATTTTATACTAAAAGATGCCTTAGTAAAAACAGATGGCAGTAAAGCATCAGCTAATGCAAAAGAACTAAACACAGCAATAAATGCAGTAAAAATGGAAAAACTAGGCGCAGAAGAACATACAATTTGGATGAAAGTAATGAAAGCTTTAGCAACAGATTCAAAAAATATTTCAGCTACTAAAGATGTTTCAAAACAAAGAGACTATTTTATGGCACTATCAAAAAATATGTATACATTGATGAAAGCTTCAAATCTAGAAAAACCAGTTTATTATCAACATTGCCCAATGTATAATGATGGTAATGGAGCCAACTGGATAAGCAAAGAAAATGTAGTAAAAAACCCATATTATGGTTCACAAATGTTGAGTTGTGGTAAAGTAGTAGAAACTATAAAATAA